A single region of the Acidobacteriota bacterium genome encodes:
- a CDS encoding ATP-binding protein produces MGYEREQVGILRRRLEEEPRTIQIVLGPRQSGKTTIVTQALRTLTGPWHYFDVDSADNDLASPVLPRTAGPQRSPDTPRSKQWLIDVWRQARADATRHDGSVLALDELQSIPDWSSTVKGLWDGDRLNDRPLHVVILGSAPMAIQSSLKESMTGRFEIISVGHWSFSEMREAFGFDLQQYLYFGGYPGAVRLAGRWPPDWPEYEPRWRDYVRTSFVGPAIERDVLAMTRVDKPALLGRLFELGAAYSGQILPLHKMLGQLQDAGNATTLARYLDLLSQVGLITGLPKYTPSMLRLRASPPKFNVLNTALMTVGSNRSFEDARADRRFWGRLVESAVGAHLLNTSGSVARVHYWREGDDEVDFVIQQGLRTVAIEVKTGHRPRPTKGMRVFGERHRPYRTLLLTETGEPHGSIPLEVFLSRPASAWLRSEFVQRTCTEVIDAGNLDHEETGKPLSEYDTTPAYVLLADAGMGKTTCFREACRSMGEQGHMISARDFVTLDTASHPEWRNKTLFIDGLDEIRAGRDDARTPLDEVRRQLDRLGSPSFRLSCREADWLGKNDQERLDKVAPGGNVAVLRLDPLSHEDVLEVAESRLYLQDGKRFLKTAEDKGLGLLIRNPQNLELVAAATRAGEWPENRAELFELACRSLVCEPNDEHLNARIAHSQDLLLRTAGRLCSLLLLSGTAGIRLSSAATGSSGDYRPADLVDPAPPGVSPGDVEAWSRQQRAVLSSRLFRAAVDRPPSERSFEPVHRHIAEFLAGRYLAQQIEDGLPPARVVALVTAGEGSVVTAHRGLAAWLGAYSQHARRELIHRDPLGVGLYGDISGFSTDQKRALLRALIREGRRLHSVDRRTAAAFAPIATPVLEAELRGELGMPLRTDDNQLSVEFVLKVLSHGVPMPALAEACLSIVHDSGAWPRVTYAALDAFLRQCPNTDTIAAKLLELLASIQQGHLTDSGNELAARILDHLYPDVIGPAEVWSHLAHSQPTRLIGRHRRFWCDDMEARIQDADVPRLMDGLARHASELREVLDRREFPVVAARLLARGLGTHGDELKPSRLYDWLCAPAESHEDFFGLRRNPEAPQHLAAVRHWLEQHPDAFKATLLEGLLRCADSDDLHAEARLVSMKLQGAATPVDFGAWSLERAGALANTQPALAKLMFNQARHCLDMGETGSGLSQALIDECLRQHPDWQPASPAPEPESSSELREQASQHATQPAEPEFHRVERDALAEQRERRERQWLDAVRAEVPALGRNRGAPWLLHDLAGEWLQQSSWKPIPLSEWLRAKFGEEDELAVATLRALLKVIDRDDLPDMDEILRLRRRSHTHYLGVPFLVALEERDREQGVLVKSLSDNQLRLALVFHYCVPTGRSFSPKWYRQLLSNRTELVASVLLPLIRADIQSGREHVSGVAQLVHDEDYAELARMVSVPLLSGFPVRCPARRLPNLIRLLWAALRHADRGQLVSVIQTKLAAKSMTTAQRVHWLGAGLVAAPQTYAEQLDRFVAGKELRAGQLADFLRFEELFQPDKLPPCALETLIRQLGRGFGPIEPQDGPVDVGQWTLWHVPDLIQHLLDSPRTDAASSLHRLANDESLSHWRHHLRIAFDRRVVADRDSSYKRPELDQIRATLDNRGPANAADLAALALDRLDELAGAIRHANTNEWRQYWNEDTNGQPVSSKHEESCRDTLLSRLRFLLRDELHDQPEAAAAAKKRADIGLFGPNFHVPIEIKKQSNPGLWRAARDQLVAKYTQDPATDGYGIYLVFWFGEQEKTPLDETGTRPGSPGELQQRLEDCLARQLPLEQRRKIGVRVIDVSKP; encoded by the coding sequence ATGGGCTACGAGCGCGAGCAGGTCGGCATCCTTCGACGACGGCTGGAAGAGGAACCACGAACGATCCAGATCGTACTCGGACCGCGGCAAAGTGGAAAGACGACGATCGTCACTCAAGCGCTACGGACGCTGACTGGGCCATGGCACTACTTCGACGTGGACTCGGCCGACAACGATCTTGCGAGCCCGGTTCTTCCGCGCACGGCTGGGCCGCAACGGTCCCCGGACACACCCCGGAGCAAGCAATGGCTGATCGACGTCTGGCGCCAAGCAAGGGCCGATGCCACGAGGCACGACGGAAGCGTCCTGGCACTCGACGAGCTTCAGAGCATCCCGGATTGGTCCAGCACAGTAAAGGGTCTCTGGGACGGAGACCGACTCAACGACCGCCCGCTCCACGTCGTGATCCTCGGCTCTGCGCCCATGGCCATTCAATCGAGCCTGAAGGAGAGCATGACCGGCCGATTCGAGATCATCAGCGTCGGCCACTGGTCATTCAGCGAGATGAGGGAAGCGTTCGGCTTCGACCTCCAACAGTACCTCTACTTCGGCGGCTACCCGGGAGCCGTGCGGTTGGCGGGTCGGTGGCCCCCAGACTGGCCCGAGTACGAGCCAAGATGGCGCGACTACGTCAGGACTTCCTTCGTCGGCCCAGCCATCGAACGGGACGTGCTGGCCATGACCAGGGTGGACAAACCCGCCCTGCTCGGACGCTTGTTCGAGCTCGGCGCCGCGTACTCCGGCCAGATCCTGCCGCTGCACAAGATGCTGGGGCAGTTACAGGATGCCGGCAACGCAACCACTCTCGCTCGCTATCTGGATCTTCTCTCCCAAGTCGGGCTGATTACCGGCCTGCCGAAGTACACGCCCAGCATGCTTCGGTTGCGCGCCTCGCCGCCCAAGTTCAACGTGCTGAACACTGCGCTCATGACGGTGGGGTCGAACCGCTCATTCGAGGACGCGAGAGCCGACCGCCGCTTCTGGGGCCGCCTAGTTGAAAGCGCTGTCGGTGCCCACCTCCTGAACACGAGTGGCTCGGTCGCTCGAGTCCACTACTGGCGAGAAGGCGACGACGAGGTCGATTTCGTGATCCAGCAAGGGCTGAGGACCGTCGCGATCGAGGTGAAGACCGGCCACAGGCCACGACCCACCAAGGGAATGAGGGTCTTCGGCGAACGGCACCGGCCCTATCGCACCCTCCTGTTGACCGAGACCGGCGAACCACACGGCAGCATCCCGCTTGAGGTGTTCCTGTCCCGACCGGCTTCGGCTTGGCTAAGGAGCGAGTTCGTCCAGCGCACATGTACCGAGGTCATCGACGCAGGGAATCTAGATCACGAAGAGACCGGGAAACCCCTATCCGAGTACGACACGACACCGGCCTACGTGCTTCTCGCCGACGCCGGCATGGGAAAGACGACCTGCTTTCGCGAAGCCTGCCGCAGCATGGGTGAACAGGGTCACATGATCTCGGCTCGTGACTTCGTCACGCTCGACACCGCCAGTCACCCGGAGTGGCGGAACAAGACTCTCTTCATCGACGGCCTCGACGAGATCCGTGCGGGCCGTGACGACGCCCGCACTCCGCTAGACGAGGTAAGGAGACAACTGGACCGCCTCGGGAGCCCTTCCTTCAGGCTTTCCTGCCGGGAAGCGGACTGGCTCGGCAAGAACGATCAGGAACGCCTGGACAAGGTTGCTCCCGGTGGCAACGTGGCCGTCCTCCGGCTTGACCCCCTGAGCCACGAGGACGTACTGGAGGTCGCGGAGTCGCGTCTCTACCTGCAAGACGGGAAACGGTTCCTCAAGACGGCCGAGGACAAGGGGTTGGGACTGCTGATCCGGAATCCCCAGAACCTGGAACTCGTGGCAGCCGCCACCCGTGCGGGCGAGTGGCCGGAGAACCGGGCCGAGCTGTTCGAACTCGCTTGCCGAAGCCTGGTGTGCGAGCCAAACGACGAGCACCTGAACGCCCGTATCGCGCACTCTCAAGACCTTCTCTTGAGGACTGCAGGCCGTCTCTGCTCTCTGCTGTTGCTCTCGGGCACCGCCGGCATCCGCCTCTCCTCCGCCGCAACCGGCAGCAGCGGGGACTACAGACCGGCCGATCTCGTCGACCCGGCACCGCCCGGCGTGTCTCCTGGTGATGTCGAGGCCTGGAGCCGTCAGCAACGCGCAGTCTTGTCAAGCCGGCTGTTTCGGGCCGCCGTTGACCGGCCTCCATCGGAACGGAGTTTCGAACCTGTCCACCGACACATCGCCGAGTTTCTGGCCGGTCGATATCTGGCTCAACAGATTGAAGACGGTCTTCCGCCAGCGCGAGTCGTCGCCCTGGTTACCGCGGGGGAAGGCAGCGTCGTTACCGCACATCGAGGCTTGGCCGCATGGCTGGGGGCGTACTCACAACACGCGCGCCGAGAGTTGATCCACCGCGATCCCTTGGGTGTCGGGCTCTACGGTGACATCAGCGGCTTCTCGACCGACCAAAAACGGGCGCTGCTTCGGGCGCTGATTCGAGAGGGCCGGCGGTTGCACAGCGTGGACCGGCGTACAGCGGCCGCCTTCGCACCCATCGCCACTCCGGTCCTTGAGGCCGAACTTCGCGGAGAGCTGGGCATGCCTCTGAGGACCGACGACAACCAGCTATCGGTCGAGTTCGTGCTCAAGGTGCTGTCTCACGGCGTGCCAATGCCGGCGCTTGCCGAAGCCTGCCTGAGCATCGTTCACGACTCTGGTGCGTGGCCGCGCGTCACCTACGCAGCCCTCGACGCGTTCCTCCGCCAGTGCCCGAACACCGACACGATCGCGGCCAAGCTGCTAGAGCTCCTCGCAAGCATCCAGCAAGGCCACCTGACCGATTCCGGTAACGAACTCGCAGCCCGGATCCTCGATCATCTGTATCCCGACGTGATCGGGCCGGCCGAGGTCTGGAGCCACTTGGCCCACAGCCAACCGACGAGGCTGATCGGGCGTCACCGCCGGTTCTGGTGCGACGACATGGAAGCACGAATCCAGGACGCCGATGTTCCCCGCCTCATGGACGGTCTGGCGCGGCACGCGAGCGAACTGAGAGAAGTCCTGGACCGAAGGGAGTTCCCGGTCGTTGCCGCCAGGCTCCTAGCACGCGGCTTGGGAACCCACGGCGACGAGCTGAAACCGTCCCGGCTGTACGACTGGCTGTGCGCGCCGGCCGAGAGCCACGAGGACTTCTTCGGACTCCGCCGCAATCCCGAAGCCCCGCAGCACTTGGCCGCAGTGCGGCATTGGCTCGAACAGCATCCCGACGCGTTCAAGGCGACGTTGCTCGAGGGACTGCTTCGTTGCGCCGACTCCGACGACCTACACGCCGAGGCGCGGTTGGTTTCCATGAAGCTCCAAGGCGCAGCAACTCCCGTGGATTTTGGCGCGTGGAGTCTCGAACGGGCTGGCGCGCTCGCAAACACGCAACCCGCCTTGGCGAAGCTGATGTTCAACCAAGCGCGGCACTGCCTCGACATGGGTGAAACCGGTAGCGGCCTCTCACAAGCGCTCATCGACGAGTGTCTGCGACAACACCCGGACTGGCAACCCGCGTCCCCCGCACCGGAACCTGAATCAAGCAGTGAACTGCGAGAGCAGGCCTCGCAACACGCCACTCAGCCTGCCGAGCCTGAATTCCACCGTGTAGAGCGAGACGCACTTGCCGAACAGCGTGAACGCCGCGAACGGCAGTGGCTCGACGCGGTCCGCGCGGAAGTGCCCGCACTCGGCCGGAACAGGGGTGCTCCGTGGCTCCTGCACGACCTGGCTGGAGAGTGGCTGCAGCAATCCTCGTGGAAACCGATTCCACTGTCGGAGTGGCTGCGTGCCAAGTTCGGCGAGGAGGACGAACTGGCAGTCGCCACGCTGAGGGCTCTCCTGAAGGTCATCGACCGCGACGACCTGCCGGACATGGACGAGATCCTCCGACTTCGCCGGAGGTCCCATACGCACTACCTCGGCGTGCCCTTTCTCGTTGCGCTTGAAGAACGGGACCGCGAACAAGGAGTCTTAGTCAAGAGTCTGTCCGACAACCAACTGCGCCTGGCACTCGTGTTCCACTATTGCGTGCCTACGGGTCGGAGCTTCTCTCCGAAGTGGTACCGGCAACTACTCTCGAACCGCACGGAACTGGTGGCTTCGGTCCTCCTTCCCCTAATCCGTGCCGACATCCAGAGTGGCCGAGAGCACGTCAGCGGCGTGGCACAGCTTGTACACGACGAAGACTACGCTGAACTTGCCAGGATGGTCAGTGTGCCGCTGCTGAGCGGCTTTCCCGTGCGCTGTCCCGCCCGACGACTTCCCAACCTGATTCGCCTGCTGTGGGCGGCCCTTAGGCACGCTGACCGTGGGCAACTCGTCTCAGTCATCCAGACGAAGCTGGCGGCCAAAAGTATGACCACCGCCCAGCGAGTGCATTGGCTCGGAGCCGGCCTCGTCGCGGCCCCCCAAACCTACGCCGAACAACTCGACCGGTTCGTCGCTGGCAAGGAACTCCGTGCGGGCCAACTTGCAGACTTCCTTCGGTTCGAGGAGCTGTTTCAGCCGGACAAGCTACCTCCATGCGCTCTTGAGACCCTCATCCGGCAGTTGGGACGTGGATTCGGGCCAATCGAACCCCAAGACGGGCCAGTGGACGTGGGCCAATGGACTCTGTGGCACGTCCCCGACCTGATCCAGCACCTCCTGGACTCCCCGAGAACAGACGCTGCGAGTTCTCTCCATCGACTCGCCAACGACGAGAGCCTCTCACATTGGCGGCACCATCTTCGTATCGCATTCGACCGTAGAGTCGTTGCTGATCGCGACAGTTCCTACAAGCGCCCGGAACTCGACCAGATCCGCGCAACCCTTGACAACCGGGGCCCAGCCAACGCCGCCGACCTCGCCGCGCTCGCGCTCGATCGGCTCGACGAACTGGCCGGAGCGATTCGACACGCCAACACGAACGAATGGCGCCAGTACTGGAACGAGGACACAAACGGCCAGCCTGTGAGTTCCAAGCACGAAGAATCGTGCCGAGACACTCTCTTATCCCGCCTGCGGTTCCTCCTTCGAGACGAACTCCACGACCAACCAGAGGCCGCTGCGGCCGCGAAGAAGCGCGCTGACATCGGACTCTTTGGTCCCAACTTCCACGTCCCAATTGAGATCAAGAAGCAGTCGAACCCGGGACTTTGGCGCGCGGCCCGAGACCAACTCGTCGCCAAGTACACTCAGGATCCCGCTACCGACGGCTACGGGATCTACCTTGTGTTCTGGTTCGGCGAACAGGAGAAAACGCCCCTGGACGAGACGGGGACCCGCCCCGGAAGTCCCGGTGAACTCCAGCAGCGGCTGGAAGACTGTCTCGCTAGGCAGCTTCCGCTCGAGCAGCGGCGCAAGATAGGTGTCCGGGTCATCGACGTCAGCAAGCCCTGA
- a CDS encoding site-specific DNA-methyltransferase — protein MPHLRFKGRSLIENHHLSVPFHELRSVTERGLGESHGLRGNVIVHGDNLIALKALLPTLHRQVKCVYIDPPYNTGKEGWAYNDSVNSPMMREWLGKTIDRDDLTRHDKWCCMMLPRLRLLRELLRDDGVIFVSIDDNEVHHLRALMDEVFGEHNHVGQIVWHGSTDNNPTNIATEHEYVACYAANKEELEEVWKSAEFGPKAALQRIGAELIEAHPEPEPRQREYSRWLKEHRAELKPLDRYKFIDDTGVFTGSQSVHNPGREGYRYDVLHPVTGKPCRQPLMGYRFPQETMTRLLAEDRVIFGKDESKIIELKVHVDDYQAKLGSVIQGIDSRRGPNELRRLFPENPRIFKNPKPSTLIRELLSFATDEDSIVLDSFAGSGTTAHAVLGLNRQDGGNRRFILIECEDYADSLTAERVRRVIGGVPDAKDKALSAGFGGAFSYYELGPPMLEGVLLEGQKLPSYEALGNYIFFTATGEEVTPEELDRARCFLGRAGNSDFFLIYEPDAVRLRDLALDMDFARSLPAPNGRKRIVYAPARYLDEEFLDHYSIKFCQLPFEIYRMLADA, from the coding sequence ATGCCGCACCTCCGCTTCAAGGGCCGGAGCCTGATCGAAAACCACCACCTCTCCGTACCGTTCCACGAGTTGCGGAGCGTCACGGAACGAGGGCTGGGCGAGAGTCACGGTCTACGCGGCAACGTGATCGTCCACGGCGACAACCTGATCGCGCTCAAGGCCCTGCTGCCCACCCTGCACCGGCAGGTCAAGTGCGTGTACATCGACCCGCCTTACAACACGGGCAAGGAGGGCTGGGCCTACAACGACAGCGTCAACTCGCCCATGATGCGCGAGTGGCTGGGCAAGACGATCGACCGCGACGATCTGACCCGCCATGACAAGTGGTGCTGCATGATGCTGCCACGCCTCAGACTCCTGCGCGAGCTGCTGCGCGACGACGGGGTGATCTTCGTCTCAATCGACGACAACGAGGTGCACCACCTGCGGGCCCTCATGGATGAGGTCTTCGGCGAACACAACCACGTAGGACAGATCGTCTGGCACGGCTCGACCGACAACAACCCGACCAATATCGCCACCGAGCACGAGTACGTCGCTTGCTACGCCGCCAACAAGGAAGAACTCGAGGAGGTTTGGAAGTCGGCCGAGTTCGGGCCGAAGGCCGCGCTTCAGCGCATTGGCGCGGAGCTCATCGAGGCGCACCCGGAGCCTGAGCCGAGACAGCGGGAGTACTCGCGCTGGCTGAAGGAGCATCGTGCGGAACTCAAGCCTCTGGATCGCTACAAGTTCATCGACGACACGGGCGTCTTCACGGGCAGTCAGAGCGTCCACAACCCGGGCCGCGAAGGCTACCGCTACGACGTGCTCCATCCCGTAACCGGCAAGCCCTGCCGGCAACCCCTGATGGGCTATCGTTTTCCGCAGGAGACCATGACTCGTCTGCTGGCGGAGGATCGCGTCATCTTCGGGAAGGACGAGTCGAAGATCATCGAACTCAAGGTCCACGTCGATGACTATCAGGCGAAACTCGGCAGCGTCATCCAGGGAATCGATTCGCGGCGCGGACCGAACGAACTCCGGCGCCTGTTTCCGGAGAACCCGCGCATCTTCAAGAACCCGAAACCATCGACGCTGATCCGGGAGTTGCTCTCATTCGCGACGGACGAAGACTCCATCGTCCTGGATTCCTTCGCGGGTTCCGGCACGACCGCCCACGCCGTGCTCGGCCTGAATCGACAAGACGGCGGCAACCGCCGGTTCATTCTCATCGAGTGCGAAGACTACGCGGACTCGCTCACGGCCGAGCGCGTACGGCGGGTCATCGGCGGCGTGCCTGACGCGAAGGACAAGGCCTTGAGCGCCGGCTTCGGCGGCGCCTTCAGCTACTACGAGCTCGGACCGCCGATGCTGGAGGGTGTCCTGCTGGAAGGCCAAAAGCTCCCCAGCTACGAGGCCCTCGGGAACTACATCTTCTTCACGGCAACCGGCGAGGAGGTAACGCCCGAGGAGCTCGACCGGGCACGCTGCTTCCTGGGCCGCGCAGGGAACAGCGACTTCTTCTTGATCTACGAACCGGACGCGGTCCGGCTGCGGGACCTAGCGCTGGACATGGACTTCGCCCGGAGCCTGCCCGCGCCCAACGGCCGCAAGCGGATCGTCTACGCCCCGGCCAGATACCTCGACGAGGAGTTCCTAGACCACTACTCGATCAAGTTCTGCCAACTTCCGTTCGAGATCTACCGAATGCTGGCGGACGCCTGA
- a CDS encoding methylated-DNA--[protein]-cysteine S-methyltransferase — MTATYHDFHTPIGNLRLVGDEAAINRIELPNEAAKAPDVAWEAADGALPAALAEAKHQLEEYFAGERREFELPLASQGTDFQHRVWDELRRIPFGETISYGELAARIGKPTASRAVGAANGRNPLPVVVPCHRVIGSDGRLTGFGGGLPTKQALLDLERRALVR, encoded by the coding sequence ATGACAGCGACCTACCACGACTTTCATACCCCGATCGGCAACCTCCGCCTGGTAGGCGACGAGGCCGCGATCAACCGCATCGAGTTGCCGAACGAGGCGGCGAAGGCCCCGGACGTGGCCTGGGAAGCGGCGGACGGTGCCCTGCCGGCGGCGCTGGCGGAGGCGAAACACCAGCTTGAGGAGTACTTCGCTGGTGAGAGGCGGGAGTTCGAGCTGCCGCTCGCTTCCCAGGGTACGGACTTCCAGCACCGGGTGTGGGACGAGCTGCGGCGCATTCCGTTCGGCGAAACGATCTCCTACGGCGAGTTGGCTGCGCGGATCGGCAAGCCGACCGCTTCGCGTGCCGTGGGGGCAGCGAACGGCCGCAACCCGCTGCCCGTCGTCGTGCCCTGCCATCGGGTGATCGGTAGCGACGGCCGACTGACTGGCTTCGGCGGTGGCCTGCCCACCAAGCAGGCGCTGCTCGATCTGGAGCGGCGGGCATTAGTGCGTTAG
- a CDS encoding PQQ-binding-like beta-propeller repeat protein, with protein MRRPTSLLAVLGVVLLAAAPALGAPASTDNWPSFRGADAMSVADDDPRLPDSWSTEENVVWSVDVPGLGWSSPIVLGDRVFVTTVWSEGEVEEPKKGLYLGGNRMQPSADVHHWSVYCFEVETGEKCWEREVLTGAPDFPRHLKNTYASETPVTDGERVYAYFGNVGVFAFTLDGEPVWERRFEAVPTRYGWGTAASPIVHGGQLYIVNDNEDQSYMVALDAATGEELWRDPRDEGSNWATPYVWENELRTEVITVGTDQVRSYDKDGNLLWHFGGMSSIAIPQPFSEYGLLYVSSGYIGDRIRPVYAIKPGAEGDITLEEDQQSNRWVVWYQPQAGSYNPTPLIYRDRFYTLLDRGFFTAHDPKTGAEVYGKRRIERGSGAFTASPWAYNGKVFVLSEDGDTFVIAAGDEFEVVGKNSLDEMCMSTPAIADGSLYIRTRSKLYRFTNQGASAGP; from the coding sequence ATGCGTCGACCCACCTCTCTGCTCGCCGTTCTCGGTGTGGTTCTCCTGGCCGCGGCCCCGGCCCTCGGCGCGCCGGCGTCCACCGACAACTGGCCCTCCTTCCGGGGCGCGGACGCGATGAGCGTCGCCGATGACGATCCCCGGCTGCCGGACTCCTGGAGTACGGAGGAGAACGTGGTCTGGTCCGTGGACGTGCCGGGTCTCGGCTGGTCCTCCCCGATCGTTCTGGGCGACCGCGTCTTCGTCACCACGGTGTGGAGCGAAGGCGAGGTCGAAGAACCGAAGAAGGGTCTCTACCTGGGCGGGAACCGGATGCAGCCTTCCGCGGACGTCCACCACTGGTCGGTCTACTGCTTCGAGGTCGAGACGGGGGAGAAGTGCTGGGAACGCGAGGTGCTGACCGGTGCGCCGGACTTCCCCCGGCATCTGAAGAACACCTACGCCTCGGAGACGCCCGTGACCGATGGTGAGCGCGTGTACGCCTACTTCGGCAATGTCGGGGTGTTCGCCTTCACCCTGGACGGCGAACCCGTGTGGGAGCGCCGTTTCGAGGCGGTTCCGACCCGCTACGGCTGGGGCACCGCGGCGTCGCCGATCGTCCACGGCGGACAGCTCTACATCGTGAACGACAACGAGGATCAGTCGTACATGGTGGCGCTAGACGCCGCGACCGGCGAGGAGCTCTGGCGGGACCCCCGTGACGAGGGCAGCAACTGGGCGACGCCCTACGTGTGGGAGAACGAACTGCGCACCGAGGTGATCACGGTAGGTACCGACCAGGTGCGCTCCTACGACAAGGATGGCAACCTCCTCTGGCACTTCGGCGGCATGTCGTCGATCGCGATCCCGCAGCCTTTCTCGGAGTACGGCCTGCTCTATGTGTCGTCGGGCTACATAGGCGATCGGATCCGCCCGGTCTACGCGATCAAGCCGGGCGCCGAAGGTGACATCACCCTCGAAGAGGACCAGCAGAGCAACCGGTGGGTCGTCTGGTACCAGCCCCAGGCCGGTTCCTACAACCCGACGCCGCTGATCTACCGCGACCGGTTCTATACCCTGCTGGACCGTGGGTTCTTCACGGCACACGATCCGAAGACCGGCGCCGAGGTCTACGGCAAGCGGCGCATCGAGCGCGGTTCCGGCGCCTTCACGGCGTCGCCCTGGGCCTACAACGGCAAGGTGTTTGTGCTCAGCGAGGACGGCGACACATTCGTCATCGCGGCCGGGGACGAGTTCGAGGTGGTGGGCAAGAACTCGCTCGACGAGATGTGCATGTCGACGCCTGCGATTGCCGACGGCAGCCTCTACATTCGGACGCGGAGTAAGCTCTACCGGTTCACGAACCAGGGAGCATCGGCCGGACCCTGA
- a CDS encoding zinc-binding dehydrogenase: MTTLPTDGLTLHSTIRADDSGGGTVELALVRVPVPEPGADQVVIRVEASPINPSDLGVLFGPADVSTVRASDGEDGPAVVADIPKGLARLVAGRLGQAIPTGNEGAGVVVAAGSSPAAQALIGRTVAVLGGSMYAEYRLAEVRQCLSLPEGTTPAEGASCFVNPLTALGMVETMRLEGHTALVHTAAASNLGQMLQNICTADGVPLVNVVRRPEHEELLRGIGASHVVNLSTETFMADLVAAIADTGATLGFDATGGGKLAGQILTAMEAALSANAPEYSRYGSATLKQVYIYGGLDRSQTVLTRNFGMAWGLGGWLLPHFLRRIGYEASERLRQRVAAEIRTTFASSYAKTVTLRQALDPASIAVYAKQATGEKYLVTPHG; this comes from the coding sequence ATGACCACACTCCCCACCGACGGCCTGACCCTCCACTCCACGATCCGCGCCGATGACAGCGGCGGAGGCACTGTCGAACTGGCGCTGGTCAGGGTCCCGGTGCCGGAACCCGGAGCGGACCAGGTCGTCATCCGGGTCGAGGCGTCGCCGATCAACCCGTCCGACCTGGGCGTGCTGTTCGGGCCGGCCGACGTCTCCACGGTCCGCGCGTCAGACGGAGAGGATGGTCCGGCGGTAGTCGCCGACATCCCCAAGGGGCTCGCACGGCTGGTCGCCGGTCGCCTCGGCCAGGCGATACCGACCGGCAACGAGGGCGCCGGCGTGGTCGTCGCCGCCGGCTCGTCACCGGCCGCCCAGGCCCTGATCGGTCGCACGGTCGCCGTCCTCGGTGGCTCGATGTACGCGGAGTACCGGCTGGCCGAGGTCCGGCAGTGCCTGTCGCTACCCGAGGGCACGACGCCCGCGGAAGGCGCATCCTGTTTCGTCAATCCGCTGACCGCCCTGGGCATGGTCGAGACGATGCGGCTCGAGGGCCACACCGCCCTAGTCCACACCGCCGCCGCATCCAACCTCGGCCAGATGCTCCAGAACATCTGCACCGCGGACGGCGTGCCGCTGGTCAACGTCGTCCGCCGGCCGGAACACGAGGAACTCCTGCGCGGCATCGGCGCCAGCCACGTCGTCAACCTGAGTACCGAGACCTTCATGGCCGACCTCGTCGCCGCGATTGCCGACACCGGCGCAACGCTCGGCTTCGACGCCACCGGCGGCGGCAAGCTGGCCGGCCAGATCCTGACCGCGATGGAGGCGGCGCTCTCCGCCAACGCTCCCGAGTACAGCCGCTACGGCTCGGCGACCCTCAAGCAGGTCTACATCTACGGTGGTCTCGACCGCAGCCAGACCGTCCTCACCCGCAACTTCGGAATGGCCTGGGGGCTGGGCGGCTGGCTGCTGCCCCACTTCCTGCGGCGCATCGGTTACGAGGCCTCGGAACGCCTCCGGCAACGCGTCGCCGCGGAGATCAGGACGACCTTCGCGTCGAGCTACGCGAAGACAGTCACCCTCCGGCAGGCCCTCGACCCGGCGTCCATCGCGGTCTACGCTAAACAGGCGACGGGCGAGAAGTACCTCGTGACGCCGCACGGGTAG